Sequence from the Drosophila subpulchrella strain 33 F10 #4 breed RU33 chromosome 3R, RU_Dsub_v1.1 Primary Assembly, whole genome shotgun sequence genome:
attgtctcttttaaaaattttaatttgatacTACAAGGTACGCCGAAGTAATCTGCCCTTCACATTAAAGACAATTATCTAACATATTTCTTCccttttttaagaaaatgagttccacgacagtagatcgactccaacgtttggaggaagaagtccgcgggttgcgcgaggaagtcaaggcaggcaacgccctggttttggccattttgcaaaaaatggttccaataaccagggaggacttcccaatccaaacgttggagCGATTGAAAGAGATATAAATCgttaattaataataacattgttacaaatttaaataaacttaTAAGCCCAGATGTAATAATGGAACTAAATTACGggggcacaaaaaaaaaaggggattgtctcttttaaaaattttaatttgatacTACAAGGTACGCCGAAGTAATCTGCCCTTCACATTAAAGACAATTATCTAACATATTTCTTCccttttttaagaaaatgagttccacgacagtagatcgactccaacgtttggaggaagaagtccgcgggttgcgcgaggaagtcaaggcaggcaacgccctggttttggccattttgcaaaaaatggttccaataaccagggaggacttcccaatccaaacgttggagCGATTGAAAGAGATGGACGAAAAACTGTACGAGAAAGGGGACACGTATGTAAGTTTCTAATATCAAAGACAGACTGTAATATAATAACAAACTGTAAAATtcggaaatattaaaaaatgatattccatatatatatatttcgaaataggttttttttcctgttttctaataatttttatattttttttcagacACCGATCTTTAAATCgatattaaataataacattgttacaaatttaaataaacttaTAAGCCCAGATGTAATAATGGAACTAAATTACGggggcacaaaaaaaaaaggggattgtctcttttaaaaattttaatttgatacTACAAGGTACGCCGAAGTAATCTGCCCTTCACATTAAAGACAATTATCTAACATATTTCTTCccttttttaagaaaatgagttccacgacagtagatcgactccaacgtttggaggaagaagtccgcgggttgcgcgaggaagtcaaggcaggcaacgccctggttttgg
This genomic interval carries:
- the LOC119549792 gene encoding uncharacterized protein LOC119549792 → MSSTTVDRLQRLEEEVRGLREEVKAGNALVLAILQKMVPITREDFPIQTLERLKEMDEKLYEKGDTYTPIFKSILNNNIVTNLNKLISPDVIMELNYGGTKKKGDCLF